A segment of the Lycium ferocissimum isolate CSIRO_LF1 chromosome 10, AGI_CSIRO_Lferr_CH_V1, whole genome shotgun sequence genome:
GTTCGTGGTGCCATTTGATAATTCTAATCTTGGTCACCATTGTTGATTCTTAGATTCCTGCTATCAATGATCACCATTGCTGATTCTTAGATTCCTGCTATCTTTAAGTAGAAGAGTTGATCCATGTATACTTTTAGTATTTTCAAGTATCCTTCTATTGTATTTTCCGAGTGTGCATTCTCATTTTCATTGTTTCTTTAAACAATAATGTGGAATTGAATTTTCCTTGAGAAATATATGATCCTACagtatatttatttaaataaccGGAGTTATAGTTGATATAATCGCTCCATGAATGGGGATCATGTTTGTGCAATGTTCACCGATGTGCGACTTTGAAACCATGCTGAGACAAGGGCACTGTAGTTTTGAGTAATTTGCAACTTTATTGGGTTGACTTGCAGTCCCTGGTGTATACATACAGACTGATAGTTCCTtcccaggataaatttataccttctaccaaacatggtataaaaattagtgctgggatatcccaacttataccttctaccaaacgaccccttagggTCTCATTAATACCTTAACGAGAAATCTATAATTATGACCTTTAGAAATTAGCAGGACTTTACATGTTCATCGGTGATGAGTGAGTTCTAAACGTTAGTGAAATTACTGTTGGTGAGCAAAGGAAAAACTAACTTGTATGGAGTAATTGTTTGTGGTGAgcaagtaaaatttgttcacaGTGACCCTGCCAAAATCATTCATTTCTTATAATCGAGGAAAATAAGAGTAaatatcggaaacaacctcttaCCTCCACAAGGTAGGGGTTAGGTCTACGGTCTACCTACATTGCCCTTCCAAGACCTCAcatgtgggattacactgggtatgttgttgatgttgttgaggAAATAAGAGTAATATATAGAACCATGATAAGTCAAGGGAATTGGCTCCATCCACCTCTGATAGAAATAATCAGTAACAAGAGTATGCAGACGTCTGCGCGATGTATATCTTCAAGAAGTACATCACGACTGAAGCTCAGTATACAATATGATTGATGACATAAGGAAGCAAAAATGTGACAAAAAGGTTTTACTTTTGATTCATTCAATCTTTAAGACCACAAAACGGAAAGAAGACCTGTAAACCTACCACCCCTAGCATTTGTGGAGAATATGGCTAGTTGGCTATGTATACTTGCATTAAGaaagaatcataattttaaGGTTAAGTGATGTATATTTTTGAATTAGCAACCCTATAAAAGGAAATAGCAGAATGTTAGAATCTGCAACAGAGAATGCCCTGCCTCCAACGTTTGTGTTTCCGAAAGTGGCTGCTTTCTGCCTGCCCCATTCTTACTGGACTGCTGTTCCATTCAGATTGTAAGCTGCAACAGcacaaaataaggaaaatgtCAATCACAAGACCAAAATGATCAGGTGGTAATTGTGAAAAAAAGATGAGGGAAACTAGCACAAGATGTAGCAGAACAGTACATTGGAAAGGCAAAGGATCCGGTACTAGTTGTGCTTCCATCTGATCCAAGAGAACTGCTCTCACAATATGACATACGCCCTGAGTAAACAATATCAGGTCCTAATGCAGAAAAACTTGCCTCCCCGTCAGCAAACTGACCATGACTATCAAGTAGAAGACCGCCCAATGATTTATCCTCAAGATTCGCCACGTATTGGGATTCAAGGTATTGTCCATGAACATTGTTACTGTTATAAATATGCACTTGACTGGCATCTGAGAGACTATTACAGGTACCATCCTTGTGACCGGTACTGGCCTCTAATCTGAGGGACGGTTCAGGAAAGTTTTTGACACCTTGGTCCACCATGTTGCTAGTTGATGCTGGCTTAGTTGAGTTGAAGTCGAAAATAATTGCTTCAGTTCCCAACTTGCTGTTGTAGAATAAGTCGGTAGCTGGCACACTGTTCTCTGCTTCATTATTGACTGCTGATACTGCATTTTGGCTTTCTAGGGCTGCTTCCTCATTAGGAATCTGGAGTTCAagcaaaattaaagatcactACATGAAGGTgcctaatatatatatgaacatattCTTAGGGTAAGGCTCAATAGACTCTTGTGGTCCGTCCCTTTCCTGGACCCCATgtatagcgggagcttagtgcatcGGGCTGccatttttattattcttatgATCACTTTTCATGGGAAAACAAGGGAATTTTCACAATAGCACTATTTATGCCCCTAATAACAAATAATGGCGATATTATTGATTTTTAAAACATAGCAGCAGGTTTTtttcacatacatacatacagtAAAAATCTGCTATAAAATGAAATTCTAGCTATTTATTGTAGTAGTTTAGAAGTATTGCTAAAACAGGTAACTAGTGGGCTTAAGTCGTTATATCACGTGAAAATCCATCAGATAAAAGAAACTAACCAGATCAGGCTGCTGGGCAGTTTGATCACTATCAAAATTAGATTGTTGAGAATTCTCAATGCCAGACTCTTCCGCAGATGAATCAATTTCAGATAGATTAGTATATTTCCACCTTCTTGTagattttggtccaaaaatCAGTATCAAATCCTCCAGATAAGTATCCCTGTCAGCATCTTCGTTTCCATTATCTTCTGAGGTGGGATTCAAACCATTTGGAACGGGTGACTCAGTATACTCTTCTTCATTGTTTTCATATTCTACAGATGATTTAGATCCACCTGGAGAGCACGATTCAATATCAGCACTTTCCGATGTGTTACTGTGCTGGTCTTCATCAGCTGGTATAGAAACATATGTGCCTGGTTGAGCATTGTTCCAACTTTCAGTTAGAATTGTATCCGCCACAGGTATGCTCATGTCCACGCATATGTCTTTAACAATGTTATAGTTACTTTCTTTATAGCAAACAATCAATTCAGGCAACTCATATTCCTTAATACGCTTCTCGGTATATAACTCTGTGTCTGTCTCAATAAATGGAGCATCAGAGAAAATAGATCCCTTTTCTTTCTCATCAAGGAAATCACAAATCACTGAGCACTCAAATTCCGGGGTGTTCCATTGTTGATCTCTATCTTTTGTATCATATGCAAACGGATTTCCGTATCTCCTGGAAGTGATTATGTTGGGCAAGGCTTCATTCAGATCATTCTCCACAGTTGAAGCTCTAATTTTATCGTTGTTGCTTCTGGAAATATCGTCGAAAAATACAGATTCATAAAGTTCTGAAACCTTCCATAAGTTATCCCTATCTTTTGTGTCACATGCCAATGTTTCTTTACGACTGCCATATCCATTTGAATCAAGAAAGTCTTCTGTTGGAAAGGCTAAAGAATTTGCTTCCTTGTAGCGATTCGAGCGACTTAAGCCCCCGTTCTGATTGTCCTTCATGATAGCCTTTTCGTAAGGTGTGTCAAGGATGCTGATAGTTGCATTCAAATGTTTTAGTACTATGCACAGAGGCCACGGTTGAATGATGAAGGCAATTTCACTTCTCAAAGGATGAAGTAGTTTCAAAAGTTAACAAGTTTTATCGGATCATGTTTAGATGCATTCATCAATAAACTTGAAAACATACAGAACTTTGAAAATAAATGAGTACAAGAACAATGTATGATATTTCAACATTTAATTAGACATCTAAGAGTTGCCAAATGAGTAAAGTCAGCGATATTCAGAAAACATGCATCAGATTGATATTAATTAGAAATAAAATGGGGACATACAGTCAAACCTCCTCTCTATAATTGTGTCGTTTGCCGGATAATTTTTGGCTGCTATTGAGAAATGTTGTTATCTCAACATATAATGtaacataacataaaaaatcggttccaaGGAAAACTTGGTCATCATAGTGAAAAGTTATTATAGAGGAtgattgttatagagaggtattAAAACTCACCAGCCTCCGTGGTCTGCATCAGTTGGTAGAGTCTGAAGTATTCTCAAAAGCTGTGAAGCAAACATCTACTTGTGTCTGGTAGATATGACTTGGGAAATCTGTCAACAGAAAGTACATATTCTATATAGGTAAGTGAAATTGGATGCAAATTCTTGCGAATGCGTTAAAAAGGATAATTGTAGCACAAATTCAAATAAAGTAGATTGAAGGAAATGCTACAGTCAACAGGCCAAATGATACTAATCATTTAATAAATTCTTAGTAGTCATATCCAGAAAACAGTTGCAAAGAATGCAGTAGGAAGCAAAGAAAGCACTCTGTAAGTTTCCGCATCCGCCTGTGGCTAATCCAAATCATGTTATAAAGTTAGTGCCTTGCTTATAATGTACATACTCAGACAAGACCAATCTGAAGATAATTGAGATTACTCAAAACTGGATTCAAGAGAACATGCTCAAACTCATGAATCATTAGAACTAAAATATGTGAGGCTAACCAGATTTGGATTGCAATAATTTTGAAGCTATTTTATTCTTGAAAGTACAAATCAACTGATATTTTATTACTAGGACTTGCTAAACCAGACTTGTAGTGACACTTCAATGTTTAAATTTCCATCCACATGGAATCTGAACCTGGTCCATAGAAGAGGAAAATGacaagaaatatggaaattttgtaCAAAGCTATAATGACTAAATAAGATCTCCTAAGACAATGGCAATTGCTaccattttcaagaaaatttccAATCTCATAAGCCATATAGTAAGTTGGCTAACTTTTTACCTGGCAAAAGGTGAATCAGAAAGCCTAATTGCTGCAGCAATAGATAGGACTAAGAAAATGCAATTCCAACTAGAAATTTGATACTATCTCAAAAAGAGAAACCATAAAATAAGACTAAGAAAATGCAATTCTAACTACAAAAAGTCTAACCGCTGCAGCAAAGTCAATTTAGCAGATTGATCCCAAGATTTTAGCTCCCTCTTTATAACACAAATGTAAATAAAGATACATGTACTCACACATTAATGCATACAGAGGTTCAAACACTAAATGTgtgtaaataatatttttctatatcAAAAACTGTCCATATTTGGAATAGTTACGGAATGTCCATGGATAGGATCAAACATGTAAATTCAGAAGACGCCTAGGTTGAAAACAATACGAAATAAATATCAATTTACAACAGAAAATAGAAACTCAAAATCACCACATTCCAGATAAAACTGACCTAGTAACCGAATTATGCCAACATAAGTTCTAATACTGCATGCGCAAAATTCTGCATACGACTGTAATAAATGCTTAAGCACGTGCGTATGTATGAGATAAAAAAATAGACACCTTAGCTCGGCGCAGTAGAAAGAGAGATACAACAGagagaaaatatgaagtttgGCTGATACAATTTAGCACTGAACGTGAAAGAATTAGACTATCCctgttgaagaagaaaaaaaaaaccataacaAAAGGCAAAGTGGGAAGCCAGCAACATTCGAACAGTCAACCAAAAACAAGTCAACTGTCTttcataatataataaaattaacttgTTTTCTATGAACAATGTAATACTACTATATACATGTGTGACATGCAGGTagaagcatatacatatatcaagtGCAGGGCACGAAGGGAAAAACTCTAGAAGGTACGCCTTGTTAGCTATTGTTTTACCGAGACAAAACAATATTTTCAATTTGATTCTTTTAAGTTGGAGTATAAAGTATGCATTTACTGTCTG
Coding sequences within it:
- the LOC132035139 gene encoding uncharacterized protein LOC132035139, with product MFASQLLRILQTLPTDADHGGCILDTPYEKAIMKDNQNGGLSRSNRYKEANSLAFPTEDFLDSNGYGSRKETLACDTKDRDNLWKVSELYESVFFDDISRSNNDKIRASTVENDLNEALPNIITSRRYGNPFAYDTKDRDQQWNTPEFECSVICDFLDEKEKGSIFSDAPFIETDTELYTEKRIKEYELPELIVCYKESNYNIVKDICVDMSIPVADTILTESWNNAQPGTYVSIPADEDQHSNTSESADIESCSPGGSKSSVEYENNEEEYTESPVPNGLNPTSEDNGNEDADRDTYLEDLILIFGPKSTRRWKYTNLSEIDSSAEESGIENSQQSNFDSDQTAQQPDLIPNEEAALESQNAVSAVNNEAENSVPATDLFYNSKLGTEAIIFDFNSTKPASTSNMVDQGVKNFPEPSLRLEASTGHKDGTCNSLSDASQVHIYNSNNVHGQYLESQYVANLEDKSLGGLLLDSHGQFADGEASFSALGPDIVYSGRMSYCESSSLGSDGSTTSTGSFAFPILQSEWNSSPVRMGQAESSHFRKHKRWRQGILCCRF